A window of Methanothermobacter sp. genomic DNA:
GATACAACTGCCACACCCTTCTCCTGCCCTGGCAGTGAGAGCCTCATCTCATATTTGGGGACATCAGGAAACTCTATTCCCCTCTCCTCAACCCTTCTGCCCTCAAGGTAGAATGGGTCATCCCCCACCTCAGTGTACCATTCCAGTTCCAGTTCATCGGCAGCATCATATGAGAGTTCAACGGTGCGGTCACGTATCTCCTCGGTGTCCTGGGGGGATGCCAGCCACACAAGTTCTATCCTCTGGAACTCATGTACCCTATCGAGACCCTTGGCTCCCCCAGCCTCCCACCTGTAGGTCCAGCCACTCCTGTCAAAGAACTTTATGGGGAGATCATCCAGATTCACCACCTCATGTGAGAGGAACTGGTAGAATGGCTCGCACTGGGCCGGTGCAATAACATAGCCGGGATCCTTCAGACCCCTCTTCAGGAGGTCCATTGGCACCTCCCTGTTTATGATGAGCTCATTCTTGAACTCCTCAAAGGTTTCAGGGTCCCTGCTTGGGGCGCTGCAGTAGTACATCCCCTCAGGCAGGCCCTCAAGGTACCTCATCCTGTTCATAACCTCCAGGGGTATGAGTTTCGGGAAGAGGCACTCAACGAATCCCAGGGGCTTCACTATCCTTTCAATGAGGAACTCCTCCAGGGCACGGTGCAGGGCGGTTATCTGGGGCCCGTAGAACCACTGTCCACGCCCAGGAAACTTCTTAACCCACCCGAGCCTCATGGCCTCCTCCGTGGGGTCTCCATCAAAGAAGAACTCTCTTTTTTCGCTTCTTGCAACTATCTCACCGGGGGTTGCCCTTGTGACCCTGGCTGTGAGGTCCTGTGAGGATTCAACGAGGCTGAGGGCGTGCTTCACAACCCTATCCACCACGTGTTTCCTGAGTTCTGACTCATTAAGGGGCTGGAATCTAACCCTTATGGTGCCCTCTGAGATATCTGCGTC
This region includes:
- the serS gene encoding serine--tRNA ligase: MKFKLKGIIKLSKEVPEAEKDIEEFLKEAEKDILRRGVPEGQEKEASHVKSWELVGDTLKLEMESGRRVRAHDGLLRLKKPLGQLLGPRYRVGVRGVKVEDYTLEMDAPGVSEIPGLRELPFVEDADISEGTIRVRFQPLNESELRKHVVDRVVKHALSLVESSQDLTARVTRATPGEIVARSEKREFFFDGDPTEEAMRLGWVKKFPGRGQWFYGPQITALHRALEEFLIERIVKPLGFVECLFPKLIPLEVMNRMRYLEGLPEGMYYCSAPSRDPETFEEFKNELIINREVPMDLLKRGLKDPGYVIAPAQCEPFYQFLSHEVVNLDDLPIKFFDRSGWTYRWEAGGAKGLDRVHEFQRIELVWLASPQDTEEIRDRTVELSYDAADELELEWYTEVGDDPFYLEGRRVEERGIEFPDVPKYEMRLSLPGQEKGVAVVSANVHGTHFIEGFSIREARNMNIWTGCTGIGLSRWIYGFLAQKGFNIEKWPEFIRERVEGVEAPRIVTWPGKD